A genomic region of Oncorhynchus mykiss isolate Arlee chromosome 4, USDA_OmykA_1.1, whole genome shotgun sequence contains the following coding sequences:
- the LOC110522235 gene encoding scavenger receptor class A member 3 — MKEIYCGYENQLFKEEDLTGEEEEMTSFRGRTRGGCVKCQQTRSLQLAVKVLYSFFAFLIIAVAVLASLVFRKVDSLSEKESFYHKKITKVQESIQDLSTANNCSDCFNVAHFSEEISRLKGEFEDLQKMILGQEQVLDQASQTQQTLKSASSRMTRDMQNYSLSIRLINQSLERYVHQVAGWKAVITETDESMKTLSQDQYDLKATVNQVNTTVALSSLWMDALQRKTDEETLVLQKMTADWQNYSRVLSGLKSNSSTTTQMVRSIQSGISATHQRISMSSEIVHDLTLQVMNLQMQLDNVTSFMDEHEENMHDLHYHSKYYENRTGERFITMDARMNSIEMEIDTISSSINATVSHVQSMYKYINIESTSCQMRLGGHTEDLHNLNTTVLLLMHLADTLRQQYMLLSVRLDVDVRNLSMVMEEMKLVDTHHTHVIQNFTILKGAPGPPGPKGNRGEGGAKGPVGLTGNKGDKGLAGNRGPLGEKGFIGPEGAQGEPGPIGTRGGVGIKGANGSVGQPGPRGERGEKGDIGTVGKDGLPGPKGPMGIQGQAGLPGVHGLPGPRGKPGPVGPHGTPGPPGLPAYPATVS; from the exons ATGAAAG AAATCTATTGCGGATACGAGAACCAGCTCTTTAAAG AGGAGGATCTTactggggaggaggaagagatgacTTCCTTTAGAG GAAGAACCAGAGGTGGCTGTGTGAAATGCCAGCAGACACGTTCTCTGCAGCTGGCCGTTAAAGTGCTGTACAGTTTCTTTGCCTTCCTCATCATagcagtggcagtgctggcatCACTTG TATTTAGGAAGGTCGACAGCTTATCAGAAAAGGAATCCTTTTATCATAAGAAGATTACCAAGGTCCAGGAAAGTATACAAG ATCTTAGCACTGCCAATAACTGCTCGGACTGCTTCAATGTGGCCCACTTCAGCGAGGAGATCAGTAGGCTGAAGGGGGAGTTTGAGGACCTCCAGAAGATGATCCTGGGTCAGGAGCAGGTCCTGGATCAGGCCTCCCAGACCCAGCAGACCCTGAAGTCAGCCAGCAGCAGGATGACCCGAGACATGCAGAACTACTCCCTGTCCATCAGGCTCATCAACCAGTCCCTGGAGCGTTACGTACACCAGGTGGCTGGATGGAAGGCGGTCATCACCGAGACGGACGAGAGCATGAAGACTCTGTCTCAGGATCAGTATGACCTCAAGGCCACGGTGAATCAGGTCAACACCACGGTGGCCCTCAGCTCCTTGTGGATGGACGCCCTGCAGAGGAAGACCGATGAGGAGACGCTGGTCCTGCAGAAGATGACCGCTGACTGGCAGAACTATAGCCGGGTGTTGAGCGGTCTGAAGTCTAATTCTAGCACCACCACTCAGATGGTGAGGAGCATCCAGAGCGGAATCTCGGCCACACACCAGAGGATCAGCATGAGCTCGGAGATAGTGCACGACCTTACCCTGCAGGTGATGAACCTGCAGATGCAGCTGGACAACGTCACCTCCTTCATGGACGAGCACGAGGAGAACATGCACGACCTCCACTACCACTCCAAGTACTATGAGAACCGGACGGGCGAGAGGTTCATCACCATGGATGCCCGCATGAACTCCATCGAGATGGAGATTGACACCATCTCGTCCAGCATCAATGCCACAGTGAGCCACGTGCAGAGCATGTACAAGTACATCAACATTGAGAGCACTTCGTGCCAGATGCGGCTTGGTGGCCACACGGAGGACCTGCACAACCTGAACACAACGGTGCTACTGCTGATGCACCTGGCTGACACCCTGAGGCAGCAGTACATGCTGCTGAGCGTCCGTCTAGACGTGGACGTCAGGAACCTGTCCATGGTCATGGAGGAGATGAAGCTAGTGGACACTCACCACACCCATGTCATCCAGAACTTCACCATTCTGAAAG GTGCACCTGGCCCACCAGGTCCAAAAGGCAACAGAGGGGAAGGAGGGGCCAAAGGTCCAGTTGGCCTGACAGGAAACAAAGGAGACAAAGGCCTAGCAGGGAACCGTGGCCCTCTGGGAGAGAAGGGCTTCATCGGGCCGGAGGGAGCTCAGGGGGAGCCAGGACCAATAGGAACCAGAGGCGGAGTGGGAATCAAAGGGGCGAATGGTTCTGTGGGCCAGCCTGGCCCCcgtggagaaagaggagagaagggagatatAGGTACTGTTGGTAAGGATGGACTGCCAGGCCCCAAAGGGCCAATGGGAATACAGGGCCAAGCAGGGCTCCCAGGGGTGCACGGGCTACCCGGTCCAAGAGGAAAGCCTGGGCCTGTTGGTCCACACGGAACCCCTGGCCCACCAGGCCTACCAGCttatccagccacagtgtcttgA